A region from the Candidatus Palauibacter australiensis genome encodes:
- a CDS encoding FAD-dependent oxidoreductase encodes MSETYDVVVVGAGPAGYVCAIRAAQLGLRTACVESGSYEGGLGGTCLNWGCIPAKALLESAALAHNLQHHGARMGVKPVEVEYD; translated from the coding sequence GAGACCTACGACGTCGTCGTAGTCGGGGCCGGACCGGCCGGCTACGTGTGTGCGATCCGGGCCGCGCAACTCGGACTCCGGACCGCCTGCGTCGAGAGCGGGTCGTACGAGGGCGGCCTCGGCGGCACCTGCCTCAACTGGGGCTGCATCCCCGCCAAGGCGCTGCTCGAGAGCGCCGCGCTCGCGCACAACCTGCAGCACCACGGCGCCCGCATGGGCGTGAAGCCTGTCGAAGTAGAGTACGAC